One stretch of Anolis carolinensis isolate JA03-04 chromosome 3, rAnoCar3.1.pri, whole genome shotgun sequence DNA includes these proteins:
- the ssr3 gene encoding translocon-associated protein subunit gamma isoform X2, whose translation MAPKGGGGARQQSEEELLLQDFSRNLSAKSSALFFGNAFIVSAIPIWLYWRIWHMDLVQSAVLYSVMTLVSTYLVAFAYKNVKFVLKHKVAQKREDAVSKEVTRKLSEADNRKMSRKEKDERILWKKNEVADYEATTFSIFYNNTLFLVLVIVASFFILKNFNPTVNYILSISASSGLIALLSTGSK comes from the exons ATGGCTCCCAAGGGCGGCGGCGGGGCTCGGCAGCAGTCGGAGGAGGAGCTGCTCCTGCAGGACTTCAGCCGCAACCTCTCGGCCAAGTCGTCGGCGCTCTTCTTCGGGAACGCGTTCATCGTCTCCGCCATCCCCATCT GGCTGTACTGGCGAATATGGCACATGGATCTTGTTCAGTCGGCAGTCCTTTACAGTGTAATGACACTCGTCAGTACGTACCTGGTTGCGTTTGCCTACAAGAATGTCAAGTTTGTTCTTAAACACAA aGTTGCCCAGAAAAGAGAAGATGCTGTTTCCAAAGAAGTAACTCGCAAACTTTCTGAAGCAGACAATCGGAAGATGTCACGTAAGGAGAAAGATGAGAG AATTTTGTGGAAGAAGAATGAAGTGGCAGACTATGAAGCCACAACATTTTCTATCTTCTACAACAATACTCTCTTCTTAGTTTTGGTCATTGTTGCTTCCTTTTTTATTCTGAAGAATTTCAATCCCACCGT AAACTACATTCTTTCCATCAGTGCTTCATCTGGATTGATTGCATTGCTGTCAACAGGCTCTAAGTAA
- the ssr3 gene encoding translocon-associated protein subunit gamma isoform X1, giving the protein MAPKGGGGARQQSEEELLLQDFSRNLSAKSSALFFGNAFIVSAIPIWLYWRIWHMDLVQSAVLYSVMTLVSTYLVAFAYKNVKFVLKHKVAQKREDAVSKEVTRKLSEADNRKMSRKEKDERVTNWVDAGNAMDVAYLDFSKAFNKVPHDLLANKLVNCGLCKTTVRLICYWLIELICIYIHMNDSILNATCNIWGGGELLPICAQDLGTVN; this is encoded by the exons ATGGCTCCCAAGGGCGGCGGCGGGGCTCGGCAGCAGTCGGAGGAGGAGCTGCTCCTGCAGGACTTCAGCCGCAACCTCTCGGCCAAGTCGTCGGCGCTCTTCTTCGGGAACGCGTTCATCGTCTCCGCCATCCCCATCT GGCTGTACTGGCGAATATGGCACATGGATCTTGTTCAGTCGGCAGTCCTTTACAGTGTAATGACACTCGTCAGTACGTACCTGGTTGCGTTTGCCTACAAGAATGTCAAGTTTGTTCTTAAACACAA aGTTGCCCAGAAAAGAGAAGATGCTGTTTCCAAAGAAGTAACTCGCAAACTTTCTGAAGCAGACAATCGGAAGATGTCACGTAAGGAGAAAGATGAGAG agttacaaactGGGTAGATGCCGGGAATGcaatggatgtagcgtatctggatttcagtaaggctttcaataaggttccccatgaccttctggcaaacaaattagtcaaTTGTGGGCtatgcaaaactacagttaggttgATCTGTTATTGGTTAATTGAactcatatgtatatatatacatatgaatgACAGCATCCTAAATGCAACGTGtaatatatggggggggggggaactgctACCAATTTGTGCACAAGACTTAGGAACTGTAAATTAG